One Gardnerella vaginalis genomic window, TTGTCTACTAGAGCTATCGGGCCATGCTTTAATTCTCCTGCCGCAAAACCTTCTGTAAACGTGTACGCAATCTCTTTTAGCTTTAATGCGCCTTCTAAAGCAACTGGGTAGCCAACATGCCTGCCAAGGAACAGGAACGATTTTGCGTCTATTGTTTTCTTTGCGGCTTGCATAATCGAATCAGCTTGCGTATCTAAAACGTTTTGGATTTTATCTGGCATTTCTTTAAGCTGAGACACAATTTGCTGAATCTCATCCCTGTACATTGTTCCCTTGACTTGAGCCAAATAAAGCCCAAGCATGTATGCTGCCACGATTTGCGCAACAAATGCTTTTGTAGAAGCAACTGCGATTTCTGGGCCAGCATGAGTGTAAAGTACAGCATCCGATTCTCGCGGAATACTCGAGCCTTGAGTGTTGCATATTGCAAGCACGCGGCTACCCTGCTCGCGCGCGTGCCTTAACGCCATTAACGTGTCCATTGTTTCGCCAGATTGAGATATTGCGACAACAAGCGTTCTATGCGTTAAAATTGGGTCCCTGTACCTAAATTCGTGAGCCAACTCCACTTCTACTGGCACGCGCACCCAATGTTCGATCGCATATTTTGCAACTAATCCAGCGTAGCTTGCTGTTCCACAAGCCACAACTATTATCTTGTCGATTGATCGCAAAATATCTTGACTAATCCTAACTTCGTCAAGAATAATGTTCCCTTTTGCGTCAAATCGTCCTCGTAAAGTATCAGCTACAGCATGCGGATCTTCGTGGATTTCCTTATCCATAAAGGAATCCCATCCGCCTTTTTCTACCGCAGAAGCGTCCCAGTCTACTGTAAAACAACTAGGGTTTTCAATCTCGTTGCCGTCAAAATCTGTAAGAAGAAGCTCTGCTTTTTTGTTTCCTTCTATATCACCTATTAAAACAGCTTGATCTTGACCAACTTCAAGCACTTTATCTGTGTATTGAACAAAAGCTGCAACATCAGAGCCCAAGAAATACTCATTATCTGAAACACCTACTACAAGCGGCGAATCGTGACGAACAGCGGCAACAATACCAGGCTGTCTAACATCCACTGCAAGTAGAGTAAAAGCTCCTTTAAGAATTTTTGCAACTCGTCTTATTGCTTCAAAAAGATCTGGTTTACCAGTTTCTTCAATTATTTGATTCGCGATTTTTCCAAGCGCTTTTGCTGCAACTTCCGTATCTGTTTGAGACGAAAACTCTATGCCTTCTTTTTGCATTTGTTCTTTAAGGCTAATAGCGTTTTCAATAATACCGTTATGAATAAGAGCGATTTTTCCGTCTGCACTAGTATGCGGATGCGCGTTTAAATCACAAGGAGCGCCATTCGTAGCCCATCGAGTGTGACCGATTGCCACGCTCGCTTCTGGCATTGGATTAGCTTCTATATCTTTTCTTAAAACAGCTAAGCGACCAGCTTTTTTGCGTACGCATATAGAATCCATTCCTGGAGCAGCAAGCGCTACTCCAGATGAATCATATCCGCGATATTCTAAGCGTTCTAACCCATTTAAGCAAACTTCTAAAGGCTTTGCGCAAACTGTGCCAAAACCTGCATATCCTACAATGCCACACATAATTTTCTATTGTACGTTATAAAACGTGCGTGTTTCTACACATGTCGAAAATATGCAAAAATCTTATTAAAATACGCGAAAAATACTTGCAAAATATTTATATAAAATACTTGCAAAACACTTATAAAACGTGATGTAGAAAATCTTTAAATCTTTCTGTTTGTGGGCAATCTATGATTCCTGAAGTACCACATTCAACAACTTTTCCGCCGTCCATGAACACAACTTGATCTGCAACTTCTCGAGCAAAGCCAATCTCGTGAGTTACGACAATCATTGTCATTCCATCATTAGCTAAATCGCGCATAACGTTAAGCACTTCCCCAACTAGTTCTGGGTCTAATGCAGACGTAGGCTCGTCAAAAAGCATTATTTCTGGTTTCATTGCGAGCGCACGCGCAATGGCAACTCGCTGCTGCTGACCGCCCGAAAGCTGAGAAGGATAATGGTCTAATCTATCTGCCATTCCGACACGTTCAAGTTCTTTAATTGCTAAATCGCGTGCAGCGGTTTTGTCCATGTGTAAAACATGAACTGGCGCTTCCATAACGTTTTCAATAGCAGTCATATGTGGGAATAAGTTAAAACGTTGGAATACCATGCCTAGCTTTGCGCGTTGCGCTGCAATTTCATTGTCGTTTAACGCTTGCAATGCTTCTTTACCGTTATGTATAACGGTTTTTACGCCAATGCGCTCGCCATAAATCGTGATTTTACCAGACGTAATTTTTTCTAGCTGATTTATCAATCGCAATAGGGTTGATTTTCCACTTCCAGAAGGACCAAGTATGACTGTTACACTTCCTGGATTAACAGTCATGTCAACTCCCTTAAGGACTTGAAGATTGCCGAAGGACTTGTGTAAATCTTTTATGACTACTGCTGGAGTATCACTTTTAGTACCATTTTGGTTTTGTGTATCAACCGTTAAAATATCAGTCATTTTTCCTCAAATCTAATTACGATTATATAAAATTTGTAATTTTTACGCGGTTTATGCGTTATATGTTTATGCGTTAAAACCTAACATTGTTGCATTATTGCGACCTTTTACAGCGTCACTATTCGCTTTAATCGCATTATCTCCACGCTTTGCAGCATTAGAGTTAATTTGAGCATTGTTTACAATGTCTTTTGCTTCAAATCCTTTACCAAAATGCTTTTCTAACATAACTTGAAAAACCATCAAAATAGACGTAATAATTAAATACCAAATGCTAGCAACTATAAGCAACGGAATTGGCTTATAAATACGATTTGCTACAGCATTTGTGGCAAACTGAAGCTCTAAGGTAAAAGGCACAGCTAAAACCAAAGACGTAGTTTTAAGCATACCAATAGTCTCATTGCCCAAAGGTGGAACGATAATGCGCATAGCCTGAGGCAAAACAACCCTGCGCATAGTCAAAGACCTGCCCATGCCAAGAGCTTGAGCTGCCTCAACCTGACCAGCATCAACAGCTTCTAAACCAGCACGAACAATCTCCGACAAATACGCAGCCTCATTAAGCGACAAGCCAATAACTGCAGCGTTTAAAGAAGTCATAACAACGTTGGAATCAATGGAGAAAAACTCAACGGATGTAAATGGAATGCCCATACTCAATTTAGGAACAAGTACAGCAAACATTCCCCAAAATACTAGCTGCGTATAAACTGGTGTACCCCTAAAGAACCAAATAAAGAACCAGCTTACGGCTCGAAGAACAGGGTTTACAGACTTACGCATCATTGCTAATCCTATGGCAAGAACAATTGCAATAATCATAGATAAGAATGTGAGTATTAGCGTCCAAGCAATGCCTGTAAGAACATTGTCGCTTATTAGATAAATGCCTACAATATTCCACTCAAAACGCGGATTTGTGATAATTGAATAAATCAAAGAGCAGGCGATTATTGCTACTATTACGCCAGCTACAATCGGTCCAGGGTTCTTTACTGGTAGAATCCGATCACCATCAGAGTTTTGCGAAAGCTTCTTACTCGCATTGTTAAACATATTTTCTCCATTAACATTTTAAATTGTCACATATGTGAATAATAACTAGCGGATTATTAACTAGCAATTAACGCACTTGCGATGCACAAATATATTAAATACAAATAAGGCGTGCGATTTTCACTATACTAATAGCTACAAACGCACGCCAAATTTAAGATCAAACTTCTGGATTTACTTGCGCTTCCTTAATGGCAACGTTTTCAACACCCCACTTCTTTAGAATGTCATTATAAACGCCATTCTTCATAAGCTTATCTATTGCAGCCTTAATGAGCTTTAACATCTTAGCGTCGCCCTTTTTAACCGCCGCTCCCATTGGCTCGGAATCATTGCTGCTTTCAAGAATCTCTAGCTTTCCATCGTTCTTTATTGCAGCATAACCAGCTACAGGAGTGTCAGCATACATAACGTCTGCACGACCAGAGAGTAATGCTGTAGTAGCATCTGTCTGCTCTTTAAAGCTCATGATTTCTAGTGGCTTATCATTATTTGCCTTGCACTGCTTTTTGGCTTCTTCCATAATTGGCTCGCCAACAGTGCCTGTTTCTAATGTAACTTTTTTGCCGCAAAGATTCTTTGGATCTACCTTAGTTGGGTTTCCTTTGCGAACTTCAAAAGATAAGCCAGCGTTTGCGTACGTCACGAAGTCAACGGACTTCATACGTTCAGCGTTTACAGTAAAACCAGAGATTCCAACGTTATACTTGCTTCCGATTGCTGGAATAATGGAATCAAACTGAGCATGCATAATCTTCGCTTTTAAGCCCATCAATTTTGCTAAAGCTTTAGAGAAGTCGATTTCGTAGCCGACTGGTGTTTTTCCATCTGCAGCGAAGAACTCTGCTGGAGCATAGCTAACGTTTACACCAACTGTTAATTCGCCAGTTTTTGCAACGCTTTCTGGAACGAGTTTTGCAATCTCTTCATCTTTTTGAACTTTGCTTACATCGTAGCTGCGTGCCACATCTGGATCTGCTGCTTTAGAATCAGCTGGACCGCACGCGCAAGTGCATCCAATTAATGCAAGAGTTGCAATTGCTGCAATAGGCTTAATTGACTTAAAAATCTTATCCGACTTAAGCATTTCCTTCTCCTGTTCAATATTTCAGTCTTAAACAACTAATAACTTATAATTTACAGTGATGTGCATAACTATACACTATATCGCTACTAAATTGCGATTACTAAAATGCAAAAACTGAATATTCATAAATTGCCATACATGAATATGCTAAAAATCAGCAAAAAATAACGAATTACAAAATCAAAAACCGTATATTATTCGTAAAAATGAATAATATACGGCGTGTCGCAATACAATCACAAACAGCAAATCACCTAGATTGCATATTCTTGTATCGCATAGCGCGCAATGCCTCGCGCTTATCTTGTTCCTCTCGCAATGCCTGCCGCTTATCGTACTCTTTTTTGCCTCGCGCCAAAGCAATCTCAACTTTAGCGTAGCTGCCTTTAAAGTAAATCCTCAAAGGCACAATAGTGTAACCTTTAGCTTCAATTTGCCTAGAAAGTTTAGCAATTTGAATCGCATGAAGAAGCAACTTACGCTTGCGCTTAGGAGCATGATTATTCCACGTGCCATTTAAATATTCAGGAATATTTGCGCCTTCTAGCCAAATCTCACCACGTCTATCAATATTCACAAACGCCTCAGCTAAAGAAGCGCGGCCTTCTCGCAAAGACTTAACCTCTGTGCCAGTAAGAGCAATACCTGCTTCATAGCAATCTTCAATCGCATAGTCGTGATTTGCTTTTTTATTTCTTGCAACAGTTAAAGTACCATCTGAACCAGGTTTTTTATCCAAATTACACCAGCCTAAATAGAATCATAAAAATTAAAATTTAGTAGTGAACATACTCATAATTGCCAGCATTACGAATAGTCCTATAAGACGGGAATGTTGCGAAACCAACGCCACCTTCGGAAATCAGTACCGAACCGTCCGAATTAACGCGTTCAACAACAGCAACATGTCCATATGTAGGATCTGATCCAGCAGCTCCTCTAGCAAATACCATAACAGCGC contains:
- the glmS gene encoding glutamine--fructose-6-phosphate transaminase (isomerizing); translated protein: MCGIVGYAGFGTVCAKPLEVCLNGLERLEYRGYDSSGVALAAPGMDSICVRKKAGRLAVLRKDIEANPMPEASVAIGHTRWATNGAPCDLNAHPHTSADGKIALIHNGIIENAISLKEQMQKEGIEFSSQTDTEVAAKALGKIANQIIEETGKPDLFEAIRRVAKILKGAFTLLAVDVRQPGIVAAVRHDSPLVVGVSDNEYFLGSDVAAFVQYTDKVLEVGQDQAVLIGDIEGNKKAELLLTDFDGNEIENPSCFTVDWDASAVEKGGWDSFMDKEIHEDPHAVADTLRGRFDAKGNIILDEVRISQDILRSIDKIIVVACGTASYAGLVAKYAIEHWVRVPVEVELAHEFRYRDPILTHRTLVVAISQSGETMDTLMALRHAREQGSRVLAICNTQGSSIPRESDAVLYTHAGPEIAVASTKAFVAQIVAAYMLGLYLAQVKGTMYRDEIQQIVSQLKEMPDKIQNVLDTQADSIMQAAKKTIDAKSFLFLGRHVGYPVALEGALKLKEIAYTFTEGFAAGELKHGPIALVDKGEPVVVIVPSSRGRDVLHAKVISGIEEVKARGAFTIAVAEDGDPDAERYADIVFWRPKCPTLLSPLVDVVALQLFAMNMAKLKGYDVDKPRNLAKSVTVE
- a CDS encoding amino acid ABC transporter ATP-binding protein, with the translated sequence MTDILTVDTQNQNGTKSDTPAVVIKDLHKSFGNLQVLKGVDMTVNPGSVTVILGPSGSGKSTLLRLINQLEKITSGKITIYGERIGVKTVIHNGKEALQALNDNEIAAQRAKLGMVFQRFNLFPHMTAIENVMEAPVHVLHMDKTAARDLAIKELERVGMADRLDHYPSQLSGGQQQRVAIARALAMKPEIMLFDEPTSALDPELVGEVLNVMRDLANDGMTMIVVTHEIGFAREVADQVVFMDGGKVVECGTSGIIDCPQTERFKDFLHHVL
- a CDS encoding amino acid ABC transporter permease; amino-acid sequence: MFNNASKKLSQNSDGDRILPVKNPGPIVAGVIVAIIACSLIYSIITNPRFEWNIVGIYLISDNVLTGIAWTLILTFLSMIIAIVLAIGLAMMRKSVNPVLRAVSWFFIWFFRGTPVYTQLVFWGMFAVLVPKLSMGIPFTSVEFFSIDSNVVMTSLNAAVIGLSLNEAAYLSEIVRAGLEAVDAGQVEAAQALGMGRSLTMRRVVLPQAMRIIVPPLGNETIGMLKTTSLVLAVPFTLELQFATNAVANRIYKPIPLLIVASIWYLIITSILMVFQVMLEKHFGKGFEAKDIVNNAQINSNAAKRGDNAIKANSDAVKGRNNATMLGFNA
- a CDS encoding ABC transporter substrate-binding protein, with protein sequence MLKSDKIFKSIKPIAAIATLALIGCTCACGPADSKAADPDVARSYDVSKVQKDEEIAKLVPESVAKTGELTVGVNVSYAPAEFFAADGKTPVGYEIDFSKALAKLMGLKAKIMHAQFDSIIPAIGSKYNVGISGFTVNAERMKSVDFVTYANAGLSFEVRKGNPTKVDPKNLCGKKVTLETGTVGEPIMEEAKKQCKANNDKPLEIMSFKEQTDATTALLSGRADVMYADTPVAGYAAIKNDGKLEILESSNDSEPMGAAVKKGDAKMLKLIKAAIDKLMKNGVYNDILKKWGVENVAIKEAQVNPEV
- the smpB gene encoding SsrA-binding protein SmpB encodes the protein MDKKPGSDGTLTVARNKKANHDYAIEDCYEAGIALTGTEVKSLREGRASLAEAFVNIDRRGEIWLEGANIPEYLNGTWNNHAPKRKRKLLLHAIQIAKLSRQIEAKGYTIVPLRIYFKGSYAKVEIALARGKKEYDKRQALREEQDKREALRAMRYKNMQSR